Proteins from a genomic interval of Medicago truncatula cultivar Jemalong A17 chromosome 3, MtrunA17r5.0-ANR, whole genome shotgun sequence:
- the LOC25489793 gene encoding uncharacterized protein, protein MTTTARKSRCRKSPPARSKAALVVDESPIRAIACLKKIDDIKRFEETDDCFILGFDPSDNSPIDASSRPHNNDDDDDDLCVLGQKGKIALRDYPHSRHLCLKFPFKTTPRESYCNKCYCYVCDTAAPCMYWTMHCNAESAGHWKDQRRVRRRIY, encoded by the exons GACGACAACGGCAAGGAAATCGCGTTGTCGCAAATCTCCTCCAGCACGATCAAAGGCTGCGCTAGTTGTCGACGAGAGTCCCATCAGAGCCATCGcttgtctcaaaaaaatcgACGACATCAAACGTTTCGAGGAAACTGATGATTGTTTTATCCTAGGTTTTGATCCTTCTGATAACTCTCCCATCGATGCTTCTTCTAGACCTCACAAcaacgatgatgatgatgatgatctcTGCGTTCTTGGACAAAAGGGCAAG ATAGCCCTAAGAGATTATCCTCACTCAAGACATTTATGCCTCAAATTTCCATTTAAGACCACTCCTCGAGAAAGCTATTGCAATAAG TGTTACTGTTATGTTTGCGATACTGCTGCACCCTGTATGTACTGGACCATGCATTGCAATGCCGAGAGTGCTGGTCACTGGAAGGATCAGAGGAGAGTGCGGCGGCGAATTTATTAA
- the LOC11446466 gene encoding nascent polypeptide-associated complex subunit alpha-like protein 2 has protein sequence MAPGPVIDAPATESEVEQQIPSVDETTLKKKPQPEEDDAPIIEDVKDDDKDDEDDDEDDDDEDDDDKEDALAGADGSKQSRSEKKSRKAMLKLGLKPVTGVSRVTIKRTKNILFFISKPDVFKSPNSETYIIFGEAKIEDLSSQLQTQAAQQFRMPDMGSVMAKQDQGASASGAIPEEEEEEIDETGVEPHDIDLVMTQAGVSKSKAVKALKTHNGDIVGAIMELTT, from the exons ATGGCTCCAGGTCCAGTTATTGACGCACCAGCCACTGAATCCGAAGTTGAACAACAAATCCCCTCTGTTGACGAAACTACTCTCAAGAAGAAACCCCAACCCGAG GAGGATGATGCTCCAATTATCGAGGACGTCAAGGATGACGACAAAGACgacgaagatgatgatgaagacgATGATGACGAGGACGATGATGACAAGGAAGACGCTCTAg CTGGTGCTGATGGTTCAAAGCAAAGCAGAAGCGAGAAGAAGAGCCGAAAAGCTATGCTTAAGCTTGGATTGAAACCTGTCACTGGCGTTAGTAGGGTCACAATCAAGAGAACCAAAAAT ATACTTTTTTTCATCTCAAAACCTGATGTGTTCAAGAGCCCAAATTCTGAGACCTACATAATATTTGGGGAAGCTAAAATAGAGGATTTAAGCTCTCAGCTGCAGACACAAGCTGCTCAGCAGTTCAGGATGCCAGATATGGGATCTGTAATGGCAAAACAAGATCAAGGTGCGTCAGCTTCCGGAGCAATTCCtgaggaggaagaagaggaaATTGATGAAACTGGTGTGGAGCCCCATGACATTGATTTGGTTATGACACAAGCGGGAGTGTCTAAGAGCAAGGCCGTCAAGGCTCTCAAGACTCACAATGGGGACATTGTTGGTGCCATCATGGAGCTCACTACTTGA
- the LOC11437347 gene encoding nascent polypeptide-associated complex subunit alpha-like protein 2 isoform X2 — protein MSPGPIIDAAADGAADQQLPSVDETTLKNKPLPQEEDDAPIVEDDNDDDKDESEDEEDDESPQGGTEGSKQSRSEKKSRKAMLKLGLKPIDGVTRVTIKRTKNVMFFISKPDVFKSPNSETYVIFGEAKIEDLSSQLQTQAAQQFRMPDMGSIMAKQEQGAAADGAQPEEEEEVDETGVEAHDIELVMTQAGVSKAKAVKALKTHNGDIVGAIMELTN, from the exons ATGTCTCCAGGTCCCATTATTGACGCTGCCGCCGACGGAGCCGCCGACCAACAACTTCCCTCCGTTGACGAAACAACGCTCAAGAACAAACCTCTTCCCCAG gaagAAGACGATGCTCCTATTGTAGAGGACGACAACGATGACGACAAAGACGAATCTGAGGACGAAGAAGATGACGAATCCCCTCAAG GTGGTACTGAAGGTTCAAAGCAAAGCAGAAGTGAGAAGAAGAGTCGAAAAGCAATGTTGAAGTTGGGACTAAAACCCATTGATGGTGTTACTAGGGTAACAATCAAGAGAACAAAAAAT GTTATGTTTTTCATCTCGAAACCTGATGTCTTCAAGAGTCCTAATTCAGAGACCTATGTTATATTTGGGGAGGCAAAAATAGAGGACCTGAGCTCTCAGTTGCAGACGCAAGCTGCTCAACAGTTCAGGATGCCAGACATGGGATCTATTATGGCAAAACAAGAACAAGGTGCTGCAGCTGATGGAGCACAGCCTGAAGAGGaagaggaggttgatgaaactGGCGTGGAGGCCCACGACATTGAGCTGGTAATGACACAAGCAGGAGTGTCAAAAGCCAAGGCTGTCAAGGCTCTTAAAACTCACAATGGTGACATTGTTGGTGCCATCATGGAACTGACTaattaa
- the LOC11437347 gene encoding nascent polypeptide-associated complex subunit alpha-like protein 2 isoform X1 — protein MSPGPIIDAAADGAADQQLPSVDETTLKNKPLPQEEDDAPIVEDDNDDDKDESEDEEDDESPQDVGGTEGSKQSRSEKKSRKAMLKLGLKPIDGVTRVTIKRTKNVMFFISKPDVFKSPNSETYVIFGEAKIEDLSSQLQTQAAQQFRMPDMGSIMAKQEQGAAADGAQPEEEEEVDETGVEAHDIELVMTQAGVSKAKAVKALKTHNGDIVGAIMELTN, from the exons ATGTCTCCAGGTCCCATTATTGACGCTGCCGCCGACGGAGCCGCCGACCAACAACTTCCCTCCGTTGACGAAACAACGCTCAAGAACAAACCTCTTCCCCAG gaagAAGACGATGCTCCTATTGTAGAGGACGACAACGATGACGACAAAGACGAATCTGAGGACGAAGAAGATGACGAATCCCCTCAAG ATGTAGGTGGTACTGAAGGTTCAAAGCAAAGCAGAAGTGAGAAGAAGAGTCGAAAAGCAATGTTGAAGTTGGGACTAAAACCCATTGATGGTGTTACTAGGGTAACAATCAAGAGAACAAAAAAT GTTATGTTTTTCATCTCGAAACCTGATGTCTTCAAGAGTCCTAATTCAGAGACCTATGTTATATTTGGGGAGGCAAAAATAGAGGACCTGAGCTCTCAGTTGCAGACGCAAGCTGCTCAACAGTTCAGGATGCCAGACATGGGATCTATTATGGCAAAACAAGAACAAGGTGCTGCAGCTGATGGAGCACAGCCTGAAGAGGaagaggaggttgatgaaactGGCGTGGAGGCCCACGACATTGAGCTGGTAATGACACAAGCAGGAGTGTCAAAAGCCAAGGCTGTCAAGGCTCTTAAAACTCACAATGGTGACATTGTTGGTGCCATCATGGAACTGACTaattaa
- the LOC11444232 gene encoding peroxidase 5 translates to MNPKKLNYAIIVLVIYFLNGNAHSQLEVGFYTYSCGMAEFIVKDEVRKSFNKNPGIAAGLVRMHFHDCFIRGCDASVLLDSTLSNIAEKDSPANKPSLRGFEVIDNAKAKLEEECKGIVSCADIVAFAARDSVELAGGLGYDVPAGRRDGKISLASDTRTELPPPTFNVNQLTQLFAKKGLTQDEMVTLSGAHTIGRSHCSAFSKRLYNFSSTSIQDPSLDPSYAALLKRQCPQGNTNQNLVVPMDPSSPGTADVGYYNDILANRGLFTSDQTLLTNTGTARKVHQNARNPYLWSNKFADAMVKMGQVGVLTGNAGEIRTNCRVVNS, encoded by the exons ATGAATCCGAAAAAACTTAATTATGCAATTATAGTTTTGgtcatatattttttgaatggaAATGCTCATTCTCAGCTGGAGGTTGGGTTTTATACTTATTCATGTGGCATGGCTGAGTTCATTGTAAAAGATGAGGTCCGAAAAAGTTTCAATAAGAATCCTGGAATTGCTGCTGGACTTGTAAGAATGCATTTTCATGATTGCTTTATCAGA GGGTGTGACGCATCGGTACTTCTCGATTCTACTCTCTCAAACATTGCAGAGAAAGACTCTCCAGCCAATAAACCAAGTCTCAGAGGGTTTGAAGTTATTGATAATGCAAAGGCTAAACTTGAAGAAGAATGCAAAGGAATTGTTTCATGTGCTGACATAGTTGCATTTGCAGCAAGGGATAGTGTGGAGTTG GCTGGAGGGCTTGGCTATGATGTTCCTGCGGGAAGAAGAGATGGGAAAATATCACTAGCTTCAGATACAAGAACAGAATTACCTCCTCCAACTTTCAATGTTAACCAACTCACTCAACTCTTTGCAAAGAAGGGGTTAACACAAGATGAAATGGTCACTCTCTCTG GTGCACACACCATTGGTCGGTCTCATTGCTCCGCTTTCAGCAAGAGATTATACAACTTCAGCAGCACTTCAATCCAGGATCCAAGTTTAGATCCCTCATATGCTGCACTATTGAAGAGGCAATGTCCACAAGGCAACACAAACCAAAACTTGGTGGTTCCAATGGACCCCTCTAGCCCTGGAACTGCAGATGTAGGATACTATAATGATATATTGGCAAATAGAGGCTTGTTCACTTCTGATCAGACTCTCTTAACCAACACTGGAACAGCCAGAAAAGTTCATCAAAATGCCAGGAATCCATATCTATGGTCAAACAAATTTGCAGATGCAATGGTAAAGATGGGACAGGTCGGTGTCTTGACAGGTAATGCTGGAGAGATTAGGACAAATTGCAGGGTGGTCAATAGCTAG
- the LOC11437348 gene encoding uncharacterized protein, with amino-acid sequence MKGFGSYNDWPYYAASSNLSASATPFSVNHQYSNPIKESDSVSGDSSNQFGYSDGTKSQQYFNSSDPWNSYYGFTASDAPCRFDYGKKPYEFGFSGKGNQIGVGSSSFGSNQASFTGSAFDERLKMKLGCQDITDSHGEVPHMTGWEKHSLPKSADHIDEKSCWWRTTKPMPVDFSHTSVLQSPLLSPETHHEAPFKLAVDSGNHHFSYSGAYDKHLGKQDKLLRVDTVSSAPITGSVTDLNVGIFVPDGDLKHNNFYDIKEAHPKPSLGTAGYFGLDHLRMHLDRSEHSSSNNAMIPDMNVSGDVVDYLHKARHEFQNPNPNLGHLSLRLDAIQGVNSVDNAIQCGGDPCNPSVDSPCWKGAPNAHFSYYGSSEALPPDHLPKNEKYFGSVTQEPQNFLPESNVKKPWDSSFQMHIPIVDQETSSAGSPRKFSETRFAFEDCKLDGAVGAGPFQSEPCCDYGLQHQYDTKRKENSVPPTKPIDGESGSSHDEHQVTEENKLMSQKLYTLGIGGVDAGCNKNICSMSGASHIEGHALPLSSSVGDAPATPKQSAGKVSTEKLDVQMLVGTMQNLSQLLLNHCSTDTSELEERDCNILRNVISNLNTCVLKNAEQVNPDQECLFHQPETSRCAVESCEPQQAAQLTKIGSESSMDELENLLAQKKDLCFGSGTPHWMASASICPSGGAETTKAENMTTDDERENLLAQADLPYWMPSDSIAPSGSAKMTKAENMTKAIKNILSENFDDDGATESQTLLYKNLWLEAEAAICSVSFKARYNQMKIEMEKHSYKQTDMEEQSKSEVIPSLRSQNSAIEVNKCPNSDSSAQDLTGLHAINPEELSQLKFSSDMNRPNSLTPEAEGSQSLYSFIRNYAVSGTNKKAAGNDKASVMARYNVIKSRADQPCINTDDLETPSNIADKLASREIDNQNQVNFCQDFPIPGKNKADYETSVFARYNVIKSRADQSCINANDLETPSNIADKLASREIDNQNEVNFCQDFPIPGKNKADYETSVLARFHILKSRAAEDSSSVSSTEKLFEFSGKGIEDTITTKDALEGESLDANLNSYTAVDKSIPKEIHLDSEDIEEAERCRTYKFQLPNYHSDGFASDWEHV; translated from the exons ATGAAGGGTTTTGGGTCATACAACGATTGGCCCTATTACGCTGCTTCATCAAATTTATCAGCTTCTGCTACACCTTTTAGCGTTAATCATCAATATTCAAATCCAATTAAAGAATCTGATTCTGTTTCTGGTGATTCTTCTAATCAATTTGGGTATTCAGATGGAACAAAATCACAACAATATTTCAATTCATCTGATCCTTGGAATTCCTATTATGGATTTACTGCTTCGGACGCACCTTGTCGTTTTGATTATGGTAAGAAGCCTTATGAGTTCGGGTTTTCTGGTAAAGGTAATCAGATTGGTGTTGGGAGTAGTAGTTTTGGTTCGAATCAAGCAAGTTTTACTGGTTCTGCTTTTGATGaaaggttgaagatgaagttAG gTTGTCAAGATATAACTGACAGTCATGGTGAGGTTCCACATATGACTGGTTGGGAGAAACATAGCTTGCCTAAAAGTGCGGATCACATAGATGAGAAATCTTGCTGGTGGAGAACTACCAAACCCATGCCAGTTGATTTTTCGCATACATCAGTTTTGCAATCTCCTTTGTTGTCTCCAGAAACTCATCATGAGGCCCCTTTCAAACTAGCTGTGGATTCAGGGAACCATCACTTTTCATATAGTGGTGCATATGACAAACACTTGGGGAAGCAAGATAAGCTATTAAGAGTTGATACGGTTTCTTCAGCACCTATAACAGGATCAGTTACAGATTTAAACGTTGGCATTTTTGTGCCAGATGGAGACCTTAAACACAATAATTTCTATGATATAAAGGAGGCTCACCCCAAGCCTAGTCTTGGGACTGCTGGTTACTTTGGTTTAGATCATCTCCGCATGCATCTAGATAGAAGTGAACATTCCTCATCAAACAATGCAATGATTCCAGACATGAACGTTTCAGGGGATGTTGTGGATTATCTGCATAAAGCAAGGCATGAATTTCAAAATCCTAATCCAAATCTCGGTCATTTAAGCTTGAGACTCGATGCTATTCAGGGTGTCAATTCTGTTGATAATGCTATTCAGTGTGGTGGCGATCCATGTAATCCTTCTGTAGACTCACCTTGCTGGAAGGGAGCTCCTAATGCTCATTTTTCTTATTATGGATCTTCTGAGGCCTTACCTCCTGACCATCTGCCCAAAAATGAAAAGTACTTTGGTTCTGTTACTCAGGAGCCTCAGAATTTTCTTCCTGAAAGTAATGTCAAAAAGCCATGGGACAGCAGCTTCCAAATGCACATTCCAATTGTTGATCAGGAAACAAGTTCAGCAGGTTCTCCCAGGAAATTTTCAGAAACAAGGTTTGCATTTGAAGATTGCAAGTTAGATGGTGCAGTGGGTGCTGGACCTTTTCAGTCAGAGCCATGTTGTGATTACGGGCTTCAACATCAATATGATACCAAACGGAAGGAAAATAGTGTACCACCAACCAAGCCAATTGATGGTGAGTCTGGATCTTCACATGATGAGCATCAAGTTACAGAGGAAAACAAGTTGATGTCTCAAAAACTATATACCTTAGGCATAGGTGGTGTAGATGCTGGatgcaataaaaatatatgCTCAATGTCTGGTGCATCTCATATTGAAGGACATGCCTTGCCTTTGTCTTCCTCAGTGGGGGATGCACCTGCTACACCTAAACAATCAGCTGGGAAAGTATCAACTGAGAAATTGGATGTCCAGATGCTGGTTGGTACCATGCAAAATTTGTCACAATTGCTTCTTAATCATTGTTCAACTGATACCTCTGAACTGGAAGAACGAGATTGCAACATCCTTAGAAATGTGATCAGTAATCTTAATACGTGTGTTTTGAAGAATGCTGAGCAAGTTAACCCAGATCAAGAATGTCTTTTCCATCAGCCAGAAACTTCTAGATGTGCTGTGGAATCATGTGAGCCTCAACAG GCTGCCCAGTTAACCAAGATAGGATCGGAGAGCTCAATGGATGAGCTTGAAAATCTGCTTGCTCAAAAGAAAGATCTGTGTTTTGGATCCGGGACGCCACATTGGATGGCTTCGGCTTCCATTTGCCCAAGCGGTGGGGCAGAAACGACAAAGGCAGAGAACATGACTACAGATGATGAGCGTGAAAATCTGCTTGCTCAAGCAGATCTGCCATATTGGATGCCTTCAGACTCCATTGCCCCAAGCGGGAGTGCAAAAATGACAAAGGCAGAGAACATGACTAAG GCTATAAAGAATATTCTTAGTGagaattttgatgatgatggaGCAACGGAGTCTCAGACTCTATTGTATAAAAATCTATGGCTCGAGGCTGAAGCTGCAATATGTTCTGTTTCTTTCAAAGCTCGCTATAATCAAATGAAGATTGAAATGGAGAAACACTCTTACAAGCAAACAG ACATGGAGGAGCAATCAAAATCTGAGGTCATTCCTAGTTTAAGAAGTCAAAATTCTGCAATCGAAGTGAACAAATGTCCAAATTCTGATTCTTCTGCCCAGGATTTGACTGGCTTACATGCTATAAATCCAGAGGAACTCTCTCAGTTGAAATTTTCTTCTGACATGAACAGGCCTAATTCACTGACACCCGAAGCAGAGGGTAGTCAAAGCTTGTATAGTTTCATCCGGAATTATGCTGTTTCTGGCACAAACAAGAAGGCGGCTGGAAACGACAAGGCTTCTGTTATGGCCAGATACAATGTTATTAAATCCCGAGCTGATCAGCCATGCATCAATACTGATGATTTGGAGACACCATCAAACATAGCAGACAAGTTGGCGTCTAGAGAAATAGATAATCAAAACCAGGTCAATTTCTGTCAGGATTTTCCCATTCCTGGAAAAAACAAGGCTGACTATGAGACATCTGTTTTTGCCAGATACAATGTTATTAAATCCCGAGCCGATCAGTCATGCATCAATGCTAATGATTTGGAGACACCATCAAACATAGCAGACAAGTTGGCATCTAGAGAAATAGATAATCAAAACGAGGTTAATTTCTGTCAGGATTTTCCCATTCCTGGAAAAAACAAGGCTGATTATGAGACATCTGTTTTGGCTAGATTTCATATTCTTAAATCCCGGGCTGCTGAAGATTCAAGCTCTGTATCTTCAACAGAGAAACTGTTTGAATTTTCTGGCAAAGGAATCGAGGACACAATAACTACAAAAGATGCATTAGAGGGTGAGAGTTTGGATGCCAATCTCAATTCTTACACTGCTGTGGacaaatcaattccaaaggagaTTCATCTGGATTCGGAGGATATTGAAGAAGCTGAGCGCTGCAGAACCTACAAGTTTCAGCTTCCTAATTATCACTCTGATGGCTTTGCATCAGACTGGGAACATGTATAG
- the LOC11437943 gene encoding sugar carrier protein C, whose amino-acid sequence MAGGYIAQGSGKEYPGKFTIRVFIICMTAACGGLIFGYDLGISGGVTAMDPFLMKFFPDVYAKQLNIKPADNQYCKFDSQTLTLFTSSLYLAALVASLGASTVTRIFGRRLTMLSGGVLFLAGAAMNGFAEKVWMLYVGRMLLGFGIGCANQSVPIYMSEVAPYKYRGALNMMFQLAITIGIFVANILNYFFAKMKNGEGWRYSLGCAGVPAIMIIIGAIFLPDSPSSLIERGLDDKAKKELIKIRGTSDVDDEFNDLLAASQASKAIKHPWSILLTRQYRPQLTMATAIPFFQQLTGMNVITFYAPVLFKTIGFGANASLMSAMITGGCNALATFASIATVDKFGRRTLFLEGGAQMFICQIIVAVAIASKFGVDGNPGELPKWYALLVVIGICVYVMGFAWSWGPLGWLVPSEIFPLEVRSAAQSVNVSVNMIFTFAIAQVFTAMLCHMKFGLFIFFAFFVVVMSLFIYKFLPETKGVPIEEMSKVWQNHSYWKKFVKPTDDHNSGGGQA is encoded by the exons ATGGCTGGAGGTTACATAGCACAAGGCTCTGGAAAAGAATATCCAGGAAAATTCACCATTAGGGTGTTCATCATTTGCATGACTGCAGCATGTGGAGGCTTAATCTTTGGTTATGATCTTGGCATTTCAG GTGGAGTTACGGCAATGGATCCATTCTTAATGAAGTTCTTTCCAGATGTTTATGCTAAGCAGCTAAACATTAAGCCTGCAGATAATCAATACTGCAAATTCGACAGTCAGACACTAACTCTGTTTACATCCTCTTTGTATTTGGCCGCTCTTGTGGCTTCTCTTGGAGCATCCACTGTAACTAGAATCTTTGGAAGACGTCTTACCATGCTCTCTGGTGGTGTTCTTTTTCTCGCCGGAGCTGCCATGAATGGATTCGCTGAAAAAGTGTGGATGCTTTATGTTGGCCGCATGTTGCTTGGTTTTGGAATAGGATGTGCTAACCAG TCCGTGCCAATCTATATGTCTGAAGTTGCTCCCTACAAGTATAGAGGAGCTCTTAACATGATGTTCCAATTGGCAATAACTATAGGCATTTTTGTGGCCAACATcctcaattatttttttgcaaagatGAAGAACGGGGAAGGATGGCGATACAGTTTGGGATGTGCTGGAGTTCCCGCGATAATGATCATTATTGGTGCAATCTTTCTTCCCGATTCGCCAAGTTCATTGATTGAAAGAGGTCTAGATGACAAAGCTAAAAAGGAGTTGATTAAGATTCGGGGAACTTCagatgttgatgatgagtttAACGATTTACTTGCAGCAAGTCAAGCCTCTAAAGCCATCAAACACCCTTGGTCTATTTTGTTGACGAGGCAGTATAGGCCTCAGCTTACCATGGCCACAGCTATTCCATTCTTCCAGCAACTCACTGGCATGAATGTCATCACATTTTATGCTCCGGTTTTGTTTAAAACTATCGGATTTGGTGCTAATGCTTCCCTTATGTCAGCCATGATCACCGGAGGCTGCAATGCATTAGCAACGTTTGCTTCAATTGCCACTGTTGATAAGTTTGGGAGACGTACTCTATTCTTAGAAGGAGGAGCTCAAATGTTTATTTGTCAG ATCATTGTAGCCGTGGCCATTGCATCTAAATTTGGAGTTGATGGGAATCCTGGTGAGCTGCCAAAGTGGTATGCATTGCTTGTTGTGATAGGCATATGCGTGTATGTGATGGGTTTTGCATGGTCTTGGGGTCCTCTTGGATGGTTGGTGCCAAGTGAAATTTTCCCACTTGAGGTGCGATCAGCAGCTCAAAGTGTCAATGTTTCTGTTAACATGATTTTCACATTTGCCATTGCTCAAGTTTTCACCGCCATGTTGTGCCACATGAAGTTTGGACTATTCATCTTCTTTGCATTTTTTGTTGTGGTTATGAGCTTGTTTATTTACAAGTTTTTGCCGGAGACCAAAGGTGTTCCAATTGAAGAAATGTCTAAAGTGTGGCAAAATCATTCTTATTGGAAGAAGTTTGTGAAACCGACAGACGACCATAACAGTGGCGGTGGACAAGCCTAG
- the LOC11418501 gene encoding heavy metal-associated isoprenylated plant protein 9 codes for MGEVKQEPPKEESKPEETPVEEKKEEQSEEKPKPPSPCVLFVDLHCVGCAKKIEKYIIKIRGVEGVVIDMAKNEVVIKGIVDPQGICNIITKKTKRMAKVISPLPEAEGEPIPEVVNSQVSEPVTVELNVNMHCEACAEQLKGKILKMKGVQTVETEHSTGKVIVTGTMDGNKLVDFVYRRTKKQAKIVPQPEPEPAPESKEGEKPAEEEAKPEEKKQEGGEDNKNESKEEKDGEEINGVHDEEDMMKRMMYYNYYNQPLYVVERMPPPPQLFSDENPNACCIS; via the exons GAACCACCTAAGGAAGAGTCCAAGCCAGAGGAAACTCCGGTGgaggagaagaaagaagaacaaTCAGAGGAAAAGCCTAAACCACCATCTCCATGTGTGTTGTTTGTAGACTTGCATTGTGTGGGATGTgccaaaaaaattgagaaatatattataaaaattagag GAGTTGAGGGAGTGGTGATTGATATGGCTAAAAATGAAGTGGTCATAAAGGGAATAGTGGATCCTCAAGGAATCTGCAATATtataacaaagaaaacaaagagaatGGCCAAAGTTATATCTCCATTGCCAGAAGCAGAAGGAGAGCCTATACCAGAAGTTGTTAACTCTCAG GTTAGTGAACCAGTTACTGTTGAACTTAACGTGAACATGCACTGTGAGGCTTGTGCTGAGCAGCTCAAGGGGAAGATACTCAAAATGAAAG GAGTACAAACAGTAGAGACTGAGCATAGCACAGGAAAGGTTATTGTGACGGGGACCATGGACGGCAACAAGTTAGTGGATTTTGTTTATAGACGAACTAAAAAGCAAGCCAAAATAGTTCCACAACCAGAACCTGAACCAGCACCAGAAAGTAAAGAAGGAGAGAAACCAGCAGAAGAAGAGGCTAAAccagaagaaaagaaacaagagGGTGGTGAAGATAATAAGAATGAGAGTAAAGAAGAGAAGGATGGGGAAGAGATTAATGGAGTTCATGATGAGGAAGATatgatgaagaggatgatgtACTATAACTATTATAATCAGCCACTCTATGTTGTTGAACGAATGCCACCACCACCTCAACTCTTTAGTGATGAAAATCCCAATGCATGTTGCATTTCATAA